A segment of the Pongo abelii isolate AG06213 chromosome 16, NHGRI_mPonAbe1-v2.0_pri, whole genome shotgun sequence genome:
aattatatgcaaataaataggaaaacgtactaaaaatggataaatttccagACACAtctaacctaccaagattgaaccatgatgAAACCCAAAACCTGAACAAACTGATAACAAATAATGGGATCAAAGtggtaataaaaagtctcccagcaaagaaaagcctgggacctgatgattcactgctgaattctagcaaacatttaaacAAGAACTAATACCAACCTTACCCAAATGATTccaaaaatagagaaggagggaatacttgcaaactcattctacaaggctaacattatcctgataccaaaatcaaagatacaaacaaaaaaagaaaactacaggccaatatcactgatgaatactgatgcaaaactcctcaataaaatattagctaacaGAATTCCACAACACATTAAAGTTGGGCTGCAGTGTCCCAGGTTCACTCAACCCTTCCCGTTTtcgtctctgtgtgtgtctactTTGCCGTGTTCCCAGGTGGCAGCGGTGGTGGCAGTGTTGGTGCATGGGCCTCCCAGGACAAGGGGAAAGTGAGTATGCCCTTTTCTTGCCCCTTGCCAGGCGTCTGCAGCCTGGCACAAGCTCTGGCCAGGTCTCCAGGCAGGGGACCTGGAGATGTTCTTTTCCAATTTCTGGATTTGTAACTTGAGGCAAATTCTGGGCACTAGAGTCAGAACTAAGATGAGACTGAATCAGGGGAGTCTGGGGTCCTGAGAGGCAGAGACCTGAAACTGTCTAGAGCGTGTGGGGAGCTGGGTGCATGTTCAGGCCAGTtgcttctctctgtgcctcaatgttCCAGGTACCCTTGGAGGGGCTGAGATCCTAGGGATTCCTGGAGCCTGGCTGCATGGCCTGGCCACTTTGATGCCCTTGTGTTCTCCATGACAGGACAACAAGGCCGAGGAGAATGGCTCCGACAGCTTCATGCGCTCCATGGACCCACAGCTGGAGCGGCAAATGGAAACCACCCAGAACCTGGTGGACTCCTACATGGCCATTGTCTACAAGACCATGTGGGACCTCATGGTTGGTGTCACGCCCAAGACCATCATGCACGTCATGATCAACAACGTGCATGCACCGCCTCATAGGGGCAGGCGGCTCCTGTGGCACTGGAGATGCAGGTGGCCATGTTGGCCTGGGGGAGATGCTGACCAGCCCTATGGGACCAGGTCCAGGGAGGGAGGCACGGTCCACAGCAGAGCTGTCTCATAGAAATATAACGTGGGACTGGggacagtggcccatgcctgtaatcccagcactttgggaggccaaggcaggaggatagcttgagcccagaagtttgagaccagccttggcaaaatagtgagacctggtctctacacaaatattttaaaaatagctgggcttggtggtggcacgtgcctatagtcctagctacttgacaGGCTGACATTGGAGGGTcactttgagcccaagagtttgagactgcagtgagtggtgatctcacccactgtactccagcctagcgacacagcgagatcctatctccaaaaacttttttttaaaaacactgagtAGGCAGGTGTCCTGGTGGCATGATAGGTCCTGGGTCCCCTCCCAgatctgtgaccttggacaggtgaCTTTTCCTCTGGACCTCAGTGTCCATATCTGAGTGAGAAAAGGGCGGTGGGGA
Coding sequences within it:
- the LOC129050240 gene encoding putative GED domain-containing protein DNM1P46; this translates as MLQLAGVSNSTCGGMRNVRVETRNIKPQSKDNKAEENGSDSFMRSMDPQLERQMETTQNLVDSYMAIVYKTMWDLMVGVTPKTIMHVMINNVHAPPHRDQGVHVIRVAVQPVPAWEPEHADGGVGRAGTVA